The window GAGCCGCCGGACAAGCTCGCCTACGAGGACCGGATGGCGTGGGCCCGCCGTGACCTGGAGGCACGCGGACCGGCACGCCATGGCGTCCGCCCTGTCGTCTTCGCGCACTCCACCTACACCCTCTCCCCCGACCAGCTCACCGAGATCGCCGCCCTGGCACGGGAGTTCGGGGCACTGCTGCACATCCACGCCGCCGAGAACGCGACCGAGGTCGCCACCGTCGAGGTGCGGTACGGCAAGCGCCCCGTGGAACTGCTCGACTCCCTCGGGCTGCTCGGTCCCGACCTGCTGCTCGCCCACGCCGTGGAGCTCACCGGACCGGAGATCGCGGCGCTGGCCCGCACGGGCACGTCCGTGGCCCACTGTCCGGTGTCGAACCTGAAGCTGGGCTGCGGCATCGCGCCGGTACCCCGGCTGCTGAGCGCCGGGGTGACCGTCGGGCTCGGCACGGACGGGGCCGTCAGCTCCAACACCCTGGACGTGCTCGGGGCGGTGCGGCAGGCGGCGCTGGTGCACAAGGCGGGCGGCGACCCCACGGCGGTCGGCGCCGAGCGGGCCGTACGCATGGCGACGATCGAGGGAGCGCGGGCGCTGGGGCTCGGGGAGCAGCTGGGCTCGCTGGAGGCCGGCAAGCGGGCCGACCTGATCGTGCTCGACCTGAGCGCCCCGCATCTGCGTCCGCTGCACGATCCGTGGTCCACGCTGGCGTACGCGGCACACTCGGCGGACGTGCGGGACACGGTCGTCGAGGGGCGCGTGCTGATGCGGGACCGGGCGCTGCAGACGCTGGACGAGGAAGCGGTGATCGCCGACCTGGAGGCGCTCGTGTGAACAGACCGCATAATGTGACTGAGACGTCGGATGTCTTGCGCGACATCCTGAACGACCGGGAGGGCGGCCATGGCAGTAACCGACGAGGCGATCGAGAAGATCAAGGGCATGATCGTCTCCGGCGCGCTGCGCCCCGGCGAGCGGCTCCCCAAGGAGAGCGAGCTCGCCGCCGACCTCGGGCTCTCCCGCAACTCCCTGCGCGAGGCCGTGCGCGCCCTGTCACTGATCCGGATCCTGGACGTGCGGCAGGGCGACGGCACGTACGTCACGAGCCTGGACCCGCAGCTGCTGCTGGAGGCGCTGAGCTTCGTCGTCGACTTCCACCGCGACGACACGGTGCTGGAGTTCCTCGCCGTGCGCCGCATCCTGGAGCCGGCCGCCACGGCGATGGCGGCGTCGCGGATCAGCGAGCAGCAACTGGACGCGCTGGCCAACCAGTTGGACAAGCTCGGCAGCGCTCCGTCGGTGGAGGAGCTCGTCGCCAGTGACCTGGAGTTCCACCGGGGCATCGTGCAGAGCTCGGGGAACTCGGTGCTGTGCTCGCTCCTCGATGGCCTGTCGGGGCCGACGACGCGGGCGCGTATCTGGCGGGGACTGACCCAGGAGGACGCGGTGAGCCGGACCCTGCACGAGCACCGGGCGATCCTGGAGGCACTGCGGGACCGGGACGCGGAGGCAGCGCGGTCGTGGGCGACGGTGCACATCGCGAGCGTGGAGCAGTGGCTGCGGTCGACGCTGTGAGTCACGGCCCGGGGCGGAGGTCCCCTTCGGCGAGGCGGTGCTGCACTTCGATGGGGCGGAACTGGTGGACGGCGCCGGTGCGCCCGGTCAGCAGCGAGGGGACCAGCCCGACCGCGTAGACCCGGTGCCGGCTCTCGGTCGACGGGGACCGTCCACAGACCGTCCAGGAGCAGGCAGGCCGCCGCGAACCACGCCCACCTGGAGTGCCGCGCAGCCCGCCGCGACTGGATCGGCGGGCGCGATGTACCGCCGGGTGGACCCGCCCGAGCCCAGCTCCGCAGGGCCCGGAAGGCCCCCCCTCTGCCTGCCCCCCGGCCGGGGGGTTGTACACGGACCGCGCCAGGGACACCCTCGGCGGGCTCCTGAGCGCCCCTGCCGTCGGCGCATCCGTGCGCAGCAACGCCACCACCGGCTCCCACCGCGCCGCGGCCGGCGTATCGCCCCCGGCCGCGTCGACGCCCCCGTCCGGGGCCGCAGCGCCGCCCGGTACTCCGCGGGCCTGCTCGACAGCACCAGCCCGCAGCCGTACGGCAACGCCTCACCGATCCGGTGCAGCGCCAACCCGCTCATTTCGGCGGGCAGTTCGTCGAACCCGTCGAGCACGGGCAGCACCAGACGCCGGTCCAGCAGCACCCCGGCAAGCGTCGGACCCCGTACTCACCCGGCGCCGCCGCCCCCAACTCGGCGTAGTCCACAGACAGGCGCCCGCCCCAGGGGCAGATACACGATCCCGGCGCGCCGCACGCGTGACCTGGGGGCAACTCCGCTCACCCGACGCACAGTTCCGCACCCACAGGGCACCGGGCGGCCGATCGCCCGGCCTTCACATGG of the Streptomyces sp. T12 genome contains:
- a CDS encoding amidohydrolase, with amino-acid sequence MSAIDLLVHGGDVLTVDDAGTVVRDGAVAVHEGEIVAVGSAGELCTRFTATESLDAAGCLVLPGLINTHTHLAMTLLRGRADDVTLQGFLERVLRWEAELLAPKNVAAAVRVAVAESVRAGVTSALDMYWFHEAAERAARESGWRLLTGPTFMDVPEPPDKLAYEDRMAWARRDLEARGPARHGVRPVVFAHSTYTLSPDQLTEIAALAREFGALLHIHAAENATEVATVEVRYGKRPVELLDSLGLLGPDLLLAHAVELTGPEIAALARTGTSVAHCPVSNLKLGCGIAPVPRLLSAGVTVGLGTDGAVSSNTLDVLGAVRQAALVHKAGGDPTAVGAERAVRMATIEGARALGLGEQLGSLEAGKRADLIVLDLSAPHLRPLHDPWSTLAYAAHSADVRDTVVEGRVLMRDRALQTLDEEAVIADLEALV
- a CDS encoding FadR/GntR family transcriptional regulator, translating into MAVTDEAIEKIKGMIVSGALRPGERLPKESELAADLGLSRNSLREAVRALSLIRILDVRQGDGTYVTSLDPQLLLEALSFVVDFHRDDTVLEFLAVRRILEPAATAMAASRISEQQLDALANQLDKLGSAPSVEELVASDLEFHRGIVQSSGNSVLCSLLDGLSGPTTRARIWRGLTQEDAVSRTLHEHRAILEALRDRDAEAARSWATVHIASVEQWLRSTL